A window of Panicum virgatum strain AP13 chromosome 8K, P.virgatum_v5, whole genome shotgun sequence contains these coding sequences:
- the LOC120644814 gene encoding uncharacterized protein LOC120644814, giving the protein MLDYVCIYSIKNLVKTLESTLIIPRPKMAESSSSKRAARNPAKQIWPPARIRLFCVCCVEQINKNNIRIRDDLDAGAIGCLREEFVRQNVNDKVLNNMTGMQLRNEWNKLRQLYDFRLKYLKAVKRGEVTDFTSKLQTYGNEFQAMVHGSPPNFELLHQMFMQGDRSTM; this is encoded by the exons ATGCTGGATTATGTTTGCATCTATAGTATTAAAAATCTAGTGAAGACACTTGAATCAACATTGATCATCCCCAGGCCTAAGATGGCAGAGAGCTCCAGTTCCAAG CGTGCTGCTAGGAATCCCGCCAAACAAATTTGGCCTCCTGCCCGTATACGTTTATTTTGTGTATGCTGCGTCGAACAGATTAATAAGAATAATATACGTATAAGAGATGATTTGGATGCTGGTGCAATAGGGTGCTTGCGTGAAGAGTTCGTCAGGCAAAATGTTAATGATAAAGTTCTTAATAATATGACGGGCATGCAACTTCGAAATGAGTGGAACAAATTGAGACAGTTGTATGATTTCCGCCTCAAGTATTTGAAGGCTgtgaagagaggagaggtgacaGATTTTACATCCAAGCTTCAA ACATACGGGAATGAATTTCAAGCCATGGTACATGGTTCTCCACCAAATTTTGAGTTGCTCCATCAGATGTTTATGCAAGGCGACAGATCGACGATGTAG
- the LOC120645793 gene encoding pentatricopeptide repeat-containing protein At1g05670, mitochondrial-like, protein MCGSGIEPNVVVYSCLLPGYCKSSRWQDVGKVFEEMSGRGIQADVIMFTGLIDSLCKEGKTGKAARVKGMMVERGMEPNAVTYDVLINSLCKEGWVREAMTLKNEMVAVVPGAEKCLLYSMRMWGDSVRELVASGAILNEILIWKLTPQNLGSSLLRSYEGDTSDVNDNEIIHLGANQYMTVHLGRLKEHEGSIFRIANSLVH, encoded by the exons ATGTGTGGCAGTGGTATCGAGCCAAACGTGGTTGTGTACAGCTGCTTGTTGCCGGGGTACTGCAAGTCCAGCCGGTGGCAGGACGTAGGCAAGGTGTTTGAAGAAATGTCCGGGCGGGGGATTCAGGCAGATGTGATCATGTTCACTGGTTTAATCGATAGCCTGTGTAAAGAGGGGAAGACAGGAAAGGCCGCAAGGGTGAAGGGCATGATGGTGGAGCGGGGGATGGAGCCAAATGCAGTAACGTACGATGTGCTGATCAATTCCCTGTGCAAGGAAGGATGGGTGAGGGAGGCAATGACTCTAAAGAACGAGATGGTCGCGGTGGTTCCTGGTGCAG AGAAGTGCCTTCTGTATTCCATGAGAATGTGGGGAGACTCCGTTAGAGAACTTGTGGCATCCGGAGCCATTTTAAATGAG ATTCTCATATGGAAATTGACACCACAAAATCTCGGATCCTCCTTGTTACGCTCGTATGAAGGGGATACTTCTGATGTAAATGATAACGAAAtcatacatcttggtgctaATCAGTACATGACAGTTCATCTTGGTAGGCTGAAGGAACATGAAGGTTCAATATTCCGAATAGCGAATAGCTTGGTCCACTGA
- the LOC120644813 gene encoding uncharacterized protein LOC120644813, whose protein sequence is MVATEAEAASSTPSVQEATAPTPMGTAGTMGAGALVTSAPSSLLVGAPASPLPQDGVAAPAQGAGDDSSLLALTQGFTRRELDWGRLRGAAASVATLMGTLLGPALVEMELRDQERLTLRAQGQEFAEERRRTEEELASARRALEDERRARMAELNAACQSLSDAHTQWVAAAAELEQLRKSLRKAILIY, encoded by the exons ATGGTGGCCACGGAAGCGGAGGCGGCGAGCTCGACACCCTCGGTGCAGGAAGCCACTGCCCCAACGCCCATGGGGACAGCCGGGACGATGGGTGCGGGAGCTCTTGTCACGTCAGCGCCTTCCTCGCTGTTAGTGGGCGCGCCGGCCTCGCCCCTTCCGCAGGATGGCGTGGCCGCGCCCGCACAAGGAGCCGGCGACGATTCAAGCCTGCTAGCCCTGACGCAGGGTTTCACGCGGAGGGAGCTTGACTGGGGGCGACTCCGGGGGGCGGCAGCGAGCGTGGCCACGCTAATGGGCACCCTCCTCGGACCGGCGCTAGTG GAAATGGAGCTTCGAGACCAGGAGCGTCTGACCCTGCGGGCACAGGGCCAGGAGTTCGCGGAGGAGCGCCGGAGgacagaggaggagctggcctCGGCTCGGCGGGCCCTGGAGGATGAGCGCAGGGCGAGGATGGCGGAGCTTAACGCCGCGTGTCAGAGCCTGAGCGACGCGCACACCCAATGGGTCGCCGCTGCTGCGGAACTTGAGCAGCTCCGCAAATCGCTTCGTAAAGCTATTTTAATTTATTGA
- the LOC120646343 gene encoding ergosterol biosynthetic protein 28-like: MAGAWNKRSVPALGWWLIAVGTFRSAFTWSCFFGSASLCSSTYSEIPMTGVHGRTVAVWTLLSCTLCFLCAFNLGSKPLYAATFLSFVYALGYLAVECFVCHTIRAASLTTFIFVAGISMAWMLLQWNSDGHGPRPQGATKQH, encoded by the exons ATGGCCGGAGCATGGAACAAGCGCAGCGTGCCGGCGCTGGGGTGGTGGCTCATCGCTGTCGGAACCTTCCGCTCCGCCTTCACCTGGTCCTGCTTCTTCGGTTCCGCGTCGCTCTGCTCGAGCACCTACTCTGAGATACCAA TGACCGGAGTACATGGGCGAACGGTTGCGGTGTGGACTCTGCTGTCGTGCACGCTGTGCTTCCTGTGTGCCTTCAACCTCGGCAGCAAGCCGCTCTACGCAGCCACCTTCCTGTCCTTCGTCTACGCCCTCGGCTACCTTGCCGTCGAGTGCTTTGTGTGCCACACCATCCGTGCAGCTAGTCTCACCACATTCATCTTCGTCGCAG GGATATCCATGGCCTGGATGCTGCTTCAGTGGAACTCCGATGGCCATGGCCCCCGTCCCCAAGGTGCTACCAAGCAGCACTGA